From Algoriphagus sp. NG3, the proteins below share one genomic window:
- a CDS encoding ferredoxin--NADP reductase — MFNLFKKKKTEVKTQQFLPLKVREVVRETEDTVTLYFEQPEPFLDYKPGQFLTLVMEFEGKEQRRSYSLCTSPFVDPFPGITVKRVPKGRFSNFLNERVFPGKTINVLKPLGNFTTDFHSQNKKHFFLVAAGSGITPIMGILKSVLVNEPNSKVSLLYCSRNESQIIFKKELEALVEKYAERLEVIHNLSQPTESWIGLSGRLSKDKLHEFAQKAEADADFDKEYFACGPEGIMDNFVAVLEELGVAREKVHRESFYSAAADKAHEDAAHGITGGLLTRDVTILLEGEEYSVTVDPDKTILESGLAQDLNMPYSCQSGLCTACRGRLLSGKVKMDEDAGLSPNEIEAGYVLCCVGHPLTDDVKISIE, encoded by the coding sequence ATGTTCAATTTATTTAAGAAAAAGAAGACAGAGGTGAAAACCCAACAGTTTTTGCCACTGAAAGTGAGGGAGGTAGTAAGAGAAACGGAAGATACAGTGACCTTGTATTTTGAGCAGCCAGAGCCGTTTTTGGATTACAAACCTGGGCAGTTTTTGACTTTGGTCATGGAGTTTGAAGGCAAAGAGCAGCGTAGATCCTACAGCCTTTGTACCTCACCTTTTGTGGATCCTTTTCCAGGTATTACGGTAAAGCGTGTTCCTAAGGGGAGATTTTCAAATTTCCTGAATGAGCGTGTTTTCCCTGGAAAGACGATCAATGTACTCAAGCCTTTGGGGAATTTTACCACTGATTTTCATTCTCAAAACAAGAAGCATTTCTTCCTGGTAGCTGCCGGGAGTGGGATTACCCCTATTATGGGGATCTTGAAATCAGTATTAGTGAATGAACCCAATTCCAAAGTTTCCTTACTTTACTGTAGCAGAAATGAGTCTCAGATTATCTTCAAGAAGGAGCTGGAAGCTTTGGTCGAGAAGTATGCCGAGCGGCTGGAAGTGATCCATAATCTAAGCCAACCAACTGAGTCTTGGATCGGCTTGTCAGGAAGATTGTCTAAGGATAAACTGCATGAATTTGCCCAAAAGGCTGAGGCTGATGCTGATTTTGATAAAGAGTACTTTGCCTGTGGACCGGAGGGGATTATGGATAATTTTGTTGCCGTGCTTGAGGAGTTGGGAGTCGCACGGGAGAAAGTGCATAGGGAGAGCTTTTACTCTGCTGCTGCGGACAAAGCACATGAGGATGCTGCCCATGGGATAACGGGTGGACTTCTGACCAGAGATGTAACGATACTGCTGGAAGGAGAGGAGTATTCTGTCACCGTGGATCCAGATAAAACCATACTTGAATCGGGGCTTGCCCAAGACTTGAACATGCCGTATAGCTGTCAGAGTGGACTTTGTACTGCCTGTAGAGGCAGATTGCTGAGCGGAAAGGTGAAGATGGACGAAGATGCCGGCTTGAGTCCCAATGAAATTGAAGCGGGCTATGTACTATGCTGTGTAGGCCATCCACTCACAGATGATGTGAAAATCAGTATTGAATAA